In Vicia villosa cultivar HV-30 ecotype Madison, WI unplaced genomic scaffold, Vvil1.0 ctg.000393F_1_1, whole genome shotgun sequence, a single genomic region encodes these proteins:
- the LOC131627656 gene encoding growth-regulating factor 5-like isoform X2, with the protein MMSSSASSRNRSPFTPNQWQELEQQALVFKYMVTGTPIPPDLIFSIKRSLDSSISSRIFPHPPIGWGCFEMGFGRKVDPEPGRCRRTDGKKWRCSKEAYPDSKYCERHMHRGRNRSRKPVELVVSSSSSTTSTNTNTISLSQSQSQPQSQPQSQTNTRNLSLNNSSTLTSPSSFPFHEPQQQQQHFSQPYQNPYFNYSQQSITGSKPLDHSEFQPHHDGSTTHHLFLDSGSYSQDEKDYRHVQVQGIRDGTVDERTFFPEASGSSRSYHHDPYQQQQQLNSFKSSSYASSQFHNINDDNPRQQQQQQQEQHCFVLGTDFKSTRPTTNKDKESETTQKPLHHFFGEWTPKNTDSWLDLASNSRIPTDE; encoded by the exons atgATGAGTAGTAGTGCAAGTTCAAGAAATAGGTCACCTTTTACACCAAATCAATGGCAAGAGCTTGAACAACAAGCCCTTGTTTTCAAATACATGGTTACAGGTACACCTATTCCTCCAGATCTTATCTTCTCCATCAAAAGAAGCTTGGACAGTTCTATATCTTCAAGAATCTTTCCACATCCTCCAA TTGGGTGGGGATGTTTTGAAATGGGATTTGGCAGAAAAGTAGACCCAGAGCCAGGAAGGTGCAGAAGAACAGATGGCAAGAAATGGAGATGTTCAAAGGAAGCATATCCAGACTCTAAGTACTGTGAAAGACACATGCACAGAGGTAGAAACCGTTCAAGAAAGCCTGTGGAACTAGTTgtgtcttcttcatcatcaacaacatcaacaaacacaaacacaatctCTCTATCTCAATCTcaatctcaacctcaatctcaacctcaatctcaaaCCAATACCAGAAACCTCTCCTTGAACAACAGTTCCACCTTAACCTCaccttcttcttttccttttcatgaacctcaacaacaacaacaacacttttCTCAACCCTACCAAAACCCTTACTTCAATTATTCTCAGCAATCTATCACTGGCTCTAAACCTCTTGATCATTCTGAGTTTCAACCTCATCATGATGGTTCTACTACTCACCACCTCTTTCTGGATTCTGGATCTTATTCTCAGGATGAAAAAGACTATAG GCATGTGCAAGTTCAAGGGATAAGAGATGGAACTGTGGATGAAAGAACTTTCTTTCCAGAAGCTTCAGGTTCTTCTAGGAGTTATCATCATGAtccataccaacaacaacaacaactgaaTTCCTTTAAGTCATCATCATATGCAAGCTCACAATTTCACAACATCAATGATGATAATCCAAGACAGCAACAGcagcaacaacaagaacaacactgTTTTGTTTTAGGCACAGACTTCAAATCAACAAGGCCAACAACAAACAAGGACAAAGAAAGTGAGACAACTCAAAAACCTCTTCATCATTTCTTTGGAGAGTGGACACCAAAGAACACAGATTCTTGGCTAGATCTTGCTTCCAACTCCAGAATTCCAACAG ATGAATGA
- the LOC131627656 gene encoding growth-regulating factor 5-like isoform X1, with protein sequence MMSSSASSRNRSPFTPNQWQELEQQALVFKYMVTGTPIPPDLIFSIKRSLDSSISSRIFPHPPIGWGCFEMGFGRKVDPEPGRCRRTDGKKWRCSKEAYPDSKYCERHMHRGRNRSRKPVELVVSSSSSTTSTNTNTISLSQSQSQPQSQPQSQTNTRNLSLNNSSTLTSPSSFPFHEPQQQQQHFSQPYQNPYFNYSQQSITGSKPLDHSEFQPHHDGSTTHHLFLDSGSYSQDEKDYRRHVQVQGIRDGTVDERTFFPEASGSSRSYHHDPYQQQQQLNSFKSSSYASSQFHNINDDNPRQQQQQQQEQHCFVLGTDFKSTRPTTNKDKESETTQKPLHHFFGEWTPKNTDSWLDLASNSRIPTDE encoded by the exons atgATGAGTAGTAGTGCAAGTTCAAGAAATAGGTCACCTTTTACACCAAATCAATGGCAAGAGCTTGAACAACAAGCCCTTGTTTTCAAATACATGGTTACAGGTACACCTATTCCTCCAGATCTTATCTTCTCCATCAAAAGAAGCTTGGACAGTTCTATATCTTCAAGAATCTTTCCACATCCTCCAA TTGGGTGGGGATGTTTTGAAATGGGATTTGGCAGAAAAGTAGACCCAGAGCCAGGAAGGTGCAGAAGAACAGATGGCAAGAAATGGAGATGTTCAAAGGAAGCATATCCAGACTCTAAGTACTGTGAAAGACACATGCACAGAGGTAGAAACCGTTCAAGAAAGCCTGTGGAACTAGTTgtgtcttcttcatcatcaacaacatcaacaaacacaaacacaatctCTCTATCTCAATCTcaatctcaacctcaatctcaacctcaatctcaaaCCAATACCAGAAACCTCTCCTTGAACAACAGTTCCACCTTAACCTCaccttcttcttttccttttcatgaacctcaacaacaacaacaacacttttCTCAACCCTACCAAAACCCTTACTTCAATTATTCTCAGCAATCTATCACTGGCTCTAAACCTCTTGATCATTCTGAGTTTCAACCTCATCATGATGGTTCTACTACTCACCACCTCTTTCTGGATTCTGGATCTTATTCTCAGGATGAAAAAGACTATAG GAGGCATGTGCAAGTTCAAGGGATAAGAGATGGAACTGTGGATGAAAGAACTTTCTTTCCAGAAGCTTCAGGTTCTTCTAGGAGTTATCATCATGAtccataccaacaacaacaacaactgaaTTCCTTTAAGTCATCATCATATGCAAGCTCACAATTTCACAACATCAATGATGATAATCCAAGACAGCAACAGcagcaacaacaagaacaacactgTTTTGTTTTAGGCACAGACTTCAAATCAACAAGGCCAACAACAAACAAGGACAAAGAAAGTGAGACAACTCAAAAACCTCTTCATCATTTCTTTGGAGAGTGGACACCAAAGAACACAGATTCTTGGCTAGATCTTGCTTCCAACTCCAGAATTCCAACAG ATGAATGA